The Synechococcus sp. RS9909 genomic interval GTGTTGATATTGATATCCGCCCCCACAACCGCAAAGCCCTCGACGAGCATCCCCTGCGCTTCAAGATGGAGCTGATTGAAGGATCCTCGACGGTGACTTTCAGGAAAGGTGTCACTCCTGGGCTGCCTTTCAGGCCGCCTGCATCAACGGTAGCTGCCCTGGTTCATTGAGTTCATCTGGCGGCTGATTGATCCAGACCACCTCCGGTTGACGCC includes:
- a CDS encoding cephalosporin hydroxylase family protein produces the protein MRPHNRKALDEHPLRFKMELIEGSSTVTFRKGVTPGLPFRPPASTVAALVH